The Carassius gibelio isolate Cgi1373 ecotype wild population from Czech Republic chromosome B22, carGib1.2-hapl.c, whole genome shotgun sequence genome window below encodes:
- the LOC127988228 gene encoding DNA annealing helicase and endonuclease ZRANB3-like produces MALSVPHSLSLSLSLSLSVSLSLSRQDVAQTSIAVAQKEGGALRIIKKDNIVRKRQSSSKPTGPSNREAESSVCVQTNTTAGYLQAVDSAGTPLCLSCQKPSGEHRGWAGGFCSPACMEDFQLRSNQGYMCTGVLGVCQHCGLDAHQLYVQVRDAPHTPQGDPGQHRLAQLPLKQLNEMIQCPVEGQFWQVDHINPVYRGGGPCSLQNLQTLCTVCHRMLQGPQSKPKTEVG; encoded by the exons ATGGCACTCAGTGTTcctcacagtctctctctctctctgtctctctctctctctgtctctctctctctctccagacaGGATGTAGCTCAGACCTCCATCGCTGTGGCCCAGAAAGAGGGCGGAGCTCTCCGCATCATCAAAAAGGACAACATCGTTCGGAAAAGACAATCCTCATCCAAACCTACTGGCCCCAGCAACAG aGAAGCAGAGAGCTCGGTGTGTGTTCAGACAAACACTACAGCCGGTTACCTGCAGGCCGTGGACTCGGCCGGGACCCCCCTGTGTCTGTCCTGCCAGAAGCCCAGCGGGGAGCACCGCGGCTGGGCAGGAGGCTTCTGCAGCCCTGCCTGTATGGAGGACTTCCAGCTGCGCTCCAATCAGGGCTACATGTGCACCGGTGTGCTGGGTGTGTGTCAGCACTGTGGTCTCGACGCCCACCAGCTGTACGTGCAGGTCCGGGACGCCCCGCACACACCGCAAGGAGATCCTGGACAACACCGGCTTGCACAGCTCCCTCTCAAACAG CTGAATGAAATGATTCAATGTCCCGTTGAAGGACAGTTCTGGCAGGTGGACCACATTAACCCCGTGTACAGAGGAGGAGGACCGTGTTCCCTCCAGAACCTTCAAACCCTGTGTACCGTCTGCCATCGGATGCTACA AGGACCGCAGAGCAAGCCAAAGACAGAAGTCGGATGA